AGACGCCGTCGTACGAGCAGGCCCGCGAGGAGCTGACCGAGGTGGTGCGCAGGTTGGAGACCGGCGGGCTCACCCTCGAGCAGTCGATCGAGCTGTGGGAGCGGGGCGAGAAGCTCGCGGCGATCTGCGAGGAGTGGCTGCAGGGCGCCAGGGTGAAGCTGGC
This window of the Nonomuraea africana genome carries:
- a CDS encoding exodeoxyribonuclease VII small subunit; protein product: MAKNETPSYEQAREELTEVVRRLETGGLTLEQSIELWERGEKLAAICEEWLQGARVKLAAAMARRAEPGPQDDDAPF